The following is a genomic window from Rhodothermales bacterium.
GTATTCAGAGACTCCCATACCCCCATACTCCCATACTCAAAAAACTCCCATCCTTAAAAGCTCTCAGACTCGGCCGTTGCCAGCCGCTCCTGCATGAGCGCCTCGGCCATCTGGAACTGATAGGGATAATCGATATCCAGCGACCGTTCGGGCGGCATGGCATAGCCAACCATCGGTTCGTGGAAGAAGGTGCCGTTGGCCAGGAAGCGCGTTACGGAGGCCATATACAGCGCACCGTTGGGGTGATAGGCCGTGTCGATCGACTGGCTGCGGGTGGTCCGAAGGTAGGTTTCCGGCTCGCGCATCGCAAGGCCGGCGTCCTCCGCGATTGTCATCGCCAGCTGGGGCGGAAACTCGTAGTTCGTGACGGCGATGAGACTGACGTCTCCCGTCTGCCGTGCGTACAGGGCCGCGGCGCGGCGCACGTCTTCCGCCGTCCGGAACGGGCAGGTCGGCAGCATGACGGCCACATGGTCGTAGCGCGTGTTCATGCCGTCTCGCCGGAGGTATTCTTCGGCGACGCGAACCATCGGAACGGTGTCGCCGGCGAGACTGGCGGCGCGTTCGTCCGTGCCGGCGCCCCATTCTCGGGCCACGGCGAGGATCTCGGCATCGTCGGACGAGACGACGACATCCGCGAACACACCCGAATCGATAGCGGCTTCGAGGGTGTAAGCCAGCAGCGGCTTGCCGGCGAGGGGGAGGACGTTTTTGCGGGGCACGCGTCGTGAGCCGCCGCGGGCCGGAATGAGGCAAAGGATGTTGGACATACGCGTCAGGCCGGCAGCGCCGCCAGGGTTTTGGTGAAACGGGAACGGATGAGGTGTGCGTCGCGCACGGACTGCCGGATGATGGTGCAGACGCGGTCCACATCCTCCAGGGAAAGGTCGTTTGAGGTTGGCAGATTCATCCCGCGGGCGGCCAGGGACGCCGTCACCGGGAAGTCTCCGTGGGCATAGGGGATGTACGCCGGCTGGTCGTGCAGCGGGCAGAAGAAATTGCGGGTCTCGATACCGTGTTCGGCGAGCACGCTGCGGAGCGTATCGCGGTCGAGGCCCAGCACCGACTCGTCGATCAGGATCGAGTACAGCCAGAATATATTCCGGGCCCAGGGCGCCTCCGGGGGCAGGATAATGCCGGGTAGATCGCCGAGGCCCCGGTTGTAGCGGTCGACGATTTCGAGGCGTTTCGCGAGAAACGCGTCCACGCGCTCCATCTGGGCGAGGCCGATGGCCGCCTGAATGTTGGTCATCCGATAATTGAAGCCGGCATAGAGGTGCCAGTAGCGCCGGCTTTTCTCCATCCCATGATCCCGCAGGATCGCCATTTTCTCGTGCAAACTGCGGCGGTTGGTGGTCACCATCCCCCCTTCCCCGGTCGTGATGACCTTGTTGGCGAAGAAGCTGAAGCAGCCCACGTCGCCGAACGTGCCCACCTGCCGGCCTTTGTACTCGGCCCCGAGCGCCTCGGCGCAGTCCTCGACGACAAACAGGTTGTGCCGGCGGGCAAGGTCCATGATCGGGTCCATGTCGCACGGATGGCCGTAGAGGTGGACCGGCATGATGGCGCGGGTGCGGACGGAGAGGGCCTCGCGGACGCCGGCGGCGCTGAGGGTCCAGGTGTCGGGGTCGACGTCGGCGAAGACGGGGATGGCGCCGGCGTGGATGACCGCGTTGGCCGAGGCGCCGAATGTGAGGTTCGGGACGATCACCTCGTCCCCGGGCCCGACGCCGAGGGCGACGAGGGCGAGGTGCAGCGCCGTGGTGCCGCTGGAGGTACAGAGCGCGTGTTCGCTGCCGACATACGCCCGGAACGTCTCCTGAAACCGGTTGACGTATTCGCCCTGCGACGAGATCCAGTTGGTGGCGATGCAGTCGCTGACGTACTTGAGTTCGTTGCCGCCCAGTGCCGGCTGGGTGACGGGGAGCCGCCACATCTCGGCCCAGGAGATCAGGTCCACCGGCTGCCCGCGTTCGTTGAGGAGCGGCAGATGGCGGACGCGTTCGTTGAGGAGCTTGAGGTTGTCGGCACGGGCCGCGCCGGCCGAGCCGGCGGCGAAGGTGCGGTTCATGTAGCGCTCGATCGGCTCATCGAGCGTGGCGCCGGCAAGCAGGGCGCGGCGGACGTCGCCATCCGTGAAAAGCCCCACCATCACCCCCTCGTCATCGACGACAAAGACGACGCCGAAGATGCCCCGGTTCAGGGCGCGGAGCAGGCTCTCGACGGTGTCGGAATACCGCAGCAGGTTATCCGTGATTGATCGCATGGAGTTGATGACGTTCGGGGTGAAGGATGCCGGCGACGAGATCGCGTTGTTCGAGCATCTGGCTGATCGACAGCCCGTAGGCTTCCAGGACAAGGGTCGCCTCGGGGAAATGCCGGACGATCGGCCAGAACCAGGAATTGGCGCGAACAGGCAGGTTCTGGTCGGCCCAGCCGTCGTTTTCGCTGAGGTGAAAGGCTTCGATGCGGTGGGCCAGCCGCAGGCAGAACTCGCTCGGCATGAAGTCGCACGTCTTACCTGAGACGATGAGGTGGCCGACATCGACGAGGACGCCGAGGTTGCGGTCGTTGAGGCGCGCGAAGAAGCGCTCGAAGTCCTCGGCGGTGACCATGAGGAGGTGCCGCGTGCCGATCGGCCGGCGGGCCTGCACGTTATTTTCGACGAGGAGGCGAACGCCCGTGGCGCAGGCGTAGGTGCTGAGCGTGGCCATGCTCTCGCAGAAGCGGTCGAACGCGCGTTCGTACGCGTCAGTGTCGATCCCTAGCGCCAGGACGGCCTGGGCGTCGGCGTCGCCGAGCTGCTGTGGCGTGAGGTCGGCCACGAAGCCGCCGTGGACACTGTAAAACGGGGCGTCGAGGGCGGCGCAGAGGTCGATGGCCTGGTGGCAGAGCGCAAGGCTGGCGGCGAGGGCCGGCTTTTCGTCGGCCGCGAGGTTGAGCACAAAGGGCGTTGCCGGCGGCGGGAAGTAGTTATGGACCAGGCATGGTGCGAGCGTCTCAAGGCGATGGCCGACTGTCTTAAGGTCGACCGGATCGAGCCCCGAGCTGAGTTCGAGGTGCCGGATATCGTGCCGGAGGCAATGGAAGACGATGTCGTCCAGCGAGCGTGTCCGAAACGCACCGGTCGAGAGGTAGACTTCCTTCATGCGAGTTGCATTTGCATCATGGTGTGCCCGGTGCGCGGGCAGATGTCGAAGGCCGAGAAGCCGGCGTTGAGATAGGCCTGGAGGGCCGGCGCGTTGTCCGGATGCACCTTCAGCATCAGGGCCGCGACGTCGTTGCGCCGGCACCAGTCGATGGCCTCGGCGAGGGCGCGGCTGGCGAGTCCGTGGCCGGCGGCCTCACGGGCTATAAAGACCCCGAACGAGGGCCGGGCGAAGCCGTCGTCGAATCCTCGGAGCATAAAAAACCCGACGAGCCGGTGTTCTTGCCGGAAGCCCCAATACCGGTCGCGCCGCGCGGAGGCGAGGCGTTCGGCGAGGGCGGCCGGTGTATTTGAGGTAAAGGGGACAAAATATCTGCCATACTCCGGCCCGTCCGCAGTCAGCAGGGCGGCCAGATCAGCGGCGTCGGCCGGGCGGAGTTCAGCGAGCGTCGGCATCGTCCATGGCCACCTGGTCCTCGGAAACGGGGGCGTTTGCGGGGATATCGCACAGCGCCACGCGGCCAATGAGGCGTTCGAAGAAGACCGGCGCGAGGCCTGTCGCCGGCCGTTTGAAGGTGAGCATCTCCGGCGTAATTCGGTCGCCCTGGCGGATGTGCGTCCGCGTGTAGACGCTGCGGCGCATGCCGGGCGCATTCTTTTTTTCCACCTCCGACGGAATTTTAAGCCCGGACCCGAGCATACGCTCGGCCTCGCCGATGCGGTCTGCCAGGACCCGAAACGCCGCGGGGTCGACCGAGCTGGCGTGGTCCGGCCCGGGCATCCGGGTATCGAGCGTGAAGTGTTTTTCGATGACGCACGCGCCCAGGGCAACTGCGCCGATGCAGGCGGTGTCGGTGAGGGTATGATCCGAATAGCCGACGAGCACGTCGAACGCGTCGCGCATGGTCTGCATCGCCCGGAGGTTGGTATCCTCGATGGTCGATGGGTAGTTGGTGGTGCACTGGAGGAGGACGAGCTGGTCGTTGCCGGCGCCGCGGATCGCATCTACCGCGTTCGACACCTCGTCGAGTGTCGCCATACCGGTTGATAGCAGGATCGGCTTGCCTTTACGCGCCACGTATTTCAAGAAGTAGGGCTCGGCGACATGCAGGGACGCGAGTTTAAACGCCGGCATCCCGAGGTCGTCCAGGAAGTCCACATCCTCTACGTTGTAAGGCGTGGAGAGCAGCAGGACGCCGGTGGCTTCCGCGATCTCCATCAACTCGGCGTAGGCGTCGGACGACAGTTCGAGCCGGCGCAGCATATCTATTTGCGACTCGCCTGGATCGGTCGACCGCAGTTGATAGGCCGCTTTCGGCGCCTCCACCGACGCGACGCGTTCGGCCTTGAAGGTTTGAAATTTGACGCACCGGGCGCCGGCATCGCGCGCGGCGAAGAGCAGCTGCGCGGCGATGCGAGGGTCGCCGTTGTGGTTAACGCCGGCTTCGGCGATCACGAATACAGGATGGCCGGCTCCGAGGCGGATGCCGGCGATGTTGAGGGTTTTTTCCATGGTTCTTGTGCGTTGACCCGGGCGGTGAATCGGTTTGCGCGCGGGCGTACGGGAAGGTGCGTAATAGCCGGCGGAAGCGAGGTCGAGGCCGGCGAGGTGATCCAGGCGCCGGTTTCCCGATTGAAAATGGCGAAGGAGCCGATCCCCCATCCCGCCGGCCTTGAAATACCGCTGCCGATCCCGCTCAATGCCGGGGTCGACGCGCGCCGTATTGAGGCGCTGCTGCCGGGTGAGGTCAGCCAGGTCGTACCGCGAGGCGTCGGCCCCGATAAACGTCAGCAGGCGCGCCATTTCCCCCGTCTCAAGGTCGGATAAGCGTTCCATGACCGCGACGTGGATCCGGGCGTCGGGTAGAGCGGACGCGTAGAGGTCGTAGGTAGCGGCAAAGTCGTAAAACCAGAGGGGGATGCGCTTCACGCCAGCGGCGAGGCAGGCACAGATCCCGGCGGCATCCTGCTGGCACCGCGGGAAACTGCATTCCTGCGGCCGGGTCGAGAGGGCGTCTTCAATCGCATAGGGCGGAAAGGCCGGATTCCCCCGGTCGTGCGTGTACCGCGAAAACAGCAGCTGATCCTGCCGCCGGATGGAGAGCACGATGGCGCGGGGCAGGCCTTTTGTGAGCGCGGCGATGCGTTCGGCCGTTTGCCGCATGCGATACGGCCGCAGCAGGTTTTCGTGGGAGAGCAGGGTCGGCATCTCCGGGTGGCAGACGTCGTCGAACGCCCGCTGAAGCTTCGACAGATCCGCCACGTCGTTCATCGCCAGGTCGTTGACAAACGCGGTAGGGTCTACGCCGCCTCGGGCGGTCAGGTAGTCGGGGGCGCGTCGGCCGGCGTAGTGCACCTCGTCAATCCGTGGGAAGATGGCGTTTTGCAGCCAGGTCGTCGCCGTCTTGTGGTACCCGATATGGAGGATGACTGGAGACATGCCGCACGAAATGAAAGGACGCGCCGTGGGATGACGGCGTCGCGCCGGCGGGGAGGTCAAGGACTATGCCACCAGGACCGCCGTCGGAGAATCGGCGCCCGTTGCCGCGAGGCGGGGGCAAAGACGACGTGGTGCCATCCTTTTTTGACCGATGGCTGGAAAGAATTGCCGGGTGATTCCCGGCAATCGGCGATTTCACGCCGACGGCGCCCCGGAATAGCTTTTGCGCTCGGGCCCTGGCATAAGCACATCCACGCATCCAACACTTCGATCCAATGGCAACAATCCAGCAGAACAAGCAGGTGTGGGACGGATCCTACAACTGGCAAGAAAAGGGCAACGAATGGTCGGCCTCGTGGGGTGGCCCCGAGATGCAGTGGCAGGCCAGCCTCATGCCGCGCCTCTACCCCTTCCTTCCCGCTGCGTCCATCCTCGAGATCGCGCCGGGATATGGCCGCTGGACCCATTTTCTGAAGGACCACTGCCGGCAGCTGCAGCTTGTCGAGCTCTCCCAGGAATGCATCGACGCGTGTAAACAACGCTTCGCCGGCGAACGGCACATCGGCTACCACGTGAACGACGGGCTGTCGCTGTCGATGATCGCCGACGACAGCATCGACCTGGCGTTCAGCTTCGACTCGCTCGTGCACGCCGAGCAGGAGGTGATCACGGCCTACCTCCAGCAGCTCCGCCGCAAGCTCCGGAAGGACGGCGTGGCGTTCCTGCATCATTCGAACGTGGGCGCCTACGACAGCTACATCCAGTCGGTCAAGGGGATGTCGCCGCAGGAGTTCGAGGCGCTCGGGATCGTCCGGCCCGTCGACCACTGGCGGGCGCATAGCGTGAGCGCCACGAGTTTCGCGCAGGCGGCGCGGCAGGCCGGCCTGGCCTGCATCAACCAGGAAATGATCAACTGGCTGGATACGCCGCTGACGATCGACTGCATCTCCATCGTCACCCAACCGGGCTCGCGGTTCGCGCGGCCGAATCGCGTCTTCCGCAACCCCCAGTTCATGGATGAGGCGGCACACGCCGCACGCATCGCCCGCGCCTACGGCTACGCCGAAAGCGCTCGCCCCTCCGCCATCGAGAACCTCGCCATCTGACCCATGACCCCGGAACGCCCGAGTGAACCGCGGCTGCGGCTGCTGCACGTCC
Proteins encoded in this region:
- a CDS encoding acylneuraminate cytidylyltransferase family protein; translation: MSNILCLIPARGGSRRVPRKNVLPLAGKPLLAYTLEAAIDSGVFADVVVSSDDAEILAVAREWGAGTDERAASLAGDTVPMVRVAEEYLRRDGMNTRYDHVAVMLPTCPFRTAEDVRRAAALYARQTGDVSLIAVTNYEFPPQLAMTIAEDAGLAMREPETYLRTTRSQSIDTAYHPNGALYMASVTRFLANGTFFHEPMVGYAMPPERSLDIDYPYQFQMAEALMQERLATAESESF
- a CDS encoding N-acetylneuraminate synthase family protein, producing MSPVILHIGYHKTATTWLQNAIFPRIDEVHYAGRRAPDYLTARGGVDPTAFVNDLAMNDVADLSKLQRAFDDVCHPEMPTLLSHENLLRPYRMRQTAERIAALTKGLPRAIVLSIRRQDQLLFSRYTHDRGNPAFPPYAIEDALSTRPQECSFPRCQQDAAGICACLAAGVKRIPLWFYDFAATYDLYASALPDARIHVAVMERLSDLETGEMARLLTFIGADASRYDLADLTRQQRLNTARVDPGIERDRQRYFKAGGMGDRLLRHFQSGNRRLDHLAGLDLASAGYYAPSRTPARKPIHRPGQRTRTMEKTLNIAGIRLGAGHPVFVIAEAGVNHNGDPRIAAQLLFAARDAGARCVKFQTFKAERVASVEAPKAAYQLRSTDPGESQIDMLRRLELSSDAYAELMEIAEATGVLLLSTPYNVEDVDFLDDLGMPAFKLASLHVAEPYFLKYVARKGKPILLSTGMATLDEVSNAVDAIRGAGNDQLVLLQCTTNYPSTIEDTNLRAMQTMRDAFDVLVGYSDHTLTDTACIGAVALGACVIEKHFTLDTRMPGPDHASSVDPAAFRVLADRIGEAERMLGSGLKIPSEVEKKNAPGMRRSVYTRTHIRQGDRITPEMLTFKRPATGLAPVFFERLIGRVALCDIPANAPVSEDQVAMDDADAR
- a CDS encoding GNAT family N-acetyltransferase is translated as MPTLAELRPADAADLAALLTADGPEYGRYFVPFTSNTPAALAERLASARRDRYWGFRQEHRLVGFFMLRGFDDGFARPSFGVFIAREAAGHGLASRALAEAIDWCRRNDVAALMLKVHPDNAPALQAYLNAGFSAFDICPRTGHTMMQMQLA
- a CDS encoding aminotransferase class I/II-fold pyridoxal phosphate-dependent enzyme encodes the protein MRSITDNLLRYSDTVESLLRALNRGIFGVVFVVDDEGVMVGLFTDGDVRRALLAGATLDEPIERYMNRTFAAGSAGAARADNLKLLNERVRHLPLLNERGQPVDLISWAEMWRLPVTQPALGGNELKYVSDCIATNWISSQGEYVNRFQETFRAYVGSEHALCTSSGTTALHLALVALGVGPGDEVIVPNLTFGASANAVIHAGAIPVFADVDPDTWTLSAAGVREALSVRTRAIMPVHLYGHPCDMDPIMDLARRHNLFVVEDCAEALGAEYKGRQVGTFGDVGCFSFFANKVITTGEGGMVTTNRRSLHEKMAILRDHGMEKSRRYWHLYAGFNYRMTNIQAAIGLAQMERVDAFLAKRLEIVDRYNRGLGDLPGIILPPEAPWARNIFWLYSILIDESVLGLDRDTLRSVLAEHGIETRNFFCPLHDQPAYIPYAHGDFPVTASLAARGMNLPTSNDLSLEDVDRVCTIIRQSVRDAHLIRSRFTKTLAALPA
- a CDS encoding TIM barrel protein produces the protein MKEVYLSTGAFRTRSLDDIVFHCLRHDIRHLELSSGLDPVDLKTVGHRLETLAPCLVHNYFPPPATPFVLNLAADEKPALAASLALCHQAIDLCAALDAPFYSVHGGFVADLTPQQLGDADAQAVLALGIDTDAYERAFDRFCESMATLSTYACATGVRLLVENNVQARRPIGTRHLLMVTAEDFERFFARLNDRNLGVLVDVGHLIVSGKTCDFMPSEFCLRLAHRIEAFHLSENDGWADQNLPVRANSWFWPIVRHFPEATLVLEAYGLSISQMLEQRDLVAGILHPERHQLHAINHG
- a CDS encoding class I SAM-dependent methyltransferase; translated protein: MATIQQNKQVWDGSYNWQEKGNEWSASWGGPEMQWQASLMPRLYPFLPAASILEIAPGYGRWTHFLKDHCRQLQLVELSQECIDACKQRFAGERHIGYHVNDGLSLSMIADDSIDLAFSFDSLVHAEQEVITAYLQQLRRKLRKDGVAFLHHSNVGAYDSYIQSVKGMSPQEFEALGIVRPVDHWRAHSVSATSFAQAARQAGLACINQEMINWLDTPLTIDCISIVTQPGSRFARPNRVFRNPQFMDEAAHAARIARAYGYAESARPSAIENLAI